The genome window GCAGGGCTGCCGGTGATGGAGGTGCGCATCGAGGTCACCCGCCAGCAAGTGGAGAAGATCTTTGGGCTGGAGGAGTACTGGTGCCAGTGCGTGGCCTGGAGCTCCTCTGGCACCACCAAGAGCCAGAAAGCCTTCGTGCGCATCGCCTGTGAGTGTCTGCGGGTGCCCAGGTGGGACGGGGCGCTGAACCCGGCCGCCCCCCTCACCCCTGCGCCTCCCCAGATCTGCGCAAGAACTTCGAGCAGGAGCCGATGGCCAGGGAGGTCTCCATCGAGCAGGGCATCGTGCTGCCGTGCCGCCCTCCCGAGGGCATCCCCCCCGCCGAGGTGAGCCCCCGTCGTCCAGAAGGTCAGGATGCAGCTGGGGATGCCCCTTGCCTGCAGGGACACCATGGGCGCTCCACAAAGGAGTGGCCTGGCCGGGGCACCTGGTGATGTCCCCGTGTCCCGCAGGTGGAGTGGCTACGCAACGAGGAGCTGGTGGACCCGGCGCTGGACACCAACGTGTACGTGACGCCGGAGCACAGCCTGGTGCTGCGGCAGGCCCGCCTGGCCGACACCGCCAACTACACCTGCGTGGCCAAAAACATCGTGGCCCGTCGCCGCAGCACCGCCGCCGCCATCACCGTCTACGGTACGGCCCCGCCGCGCCTGTCCCCGCTGTGCCGCCCCGGTGTCACCCTCCCCGTCCTGTCCCCCTCCGCATCCCCTGTTCCGGCGGGGTGCTGACGGGTCCCTCTCCACCCAGTGAACGGCGGCTGGTCGACGTGGACACAGTGGTCGGGCTGCAGCACCAGCTGTGGACGGGGCTGGCAGAAGCGGAGCAGGACCTGCACCAACCCCACGCCCCTCAATGGGGGGGCTTTCTGTGAGGGCCAAAACGTGCAGAAAACCGCCTGCACCACCCTCTGCCCAGGTACCCGCCGTGCCCCGGGCACCGCCGCCGTGCCGATGCTGCGCTCCCCGCTGCACCCATCgccgtccccgtccccccggGTGTCTCGTCCTCTCACCCCTCCGTGTGTCCGTCTCTgccggccccggggcaggggagggggatggCAGGAGGGTGCTGACCCCCGACTGTGCCCGCAGTGGACGGCGCCTGGTCGGAGTGGAGCAAGTGGTCGGTGTGCGGGGCTGAGTGTACGCACTGGCGCAGCCGGGAGTGCTCGGAGCCGGTGCCGCGCAACGGGGGCCGGGATTGCCACGGCCCCGAGCTGGACACCCGCAACTGCAcctctgagctctgcagccACGGTGAGCACGGCAGGGACGGCAGGGACACCCCCCGACGCGGGGCACTGGGGGTGCCCGGGGGTGCTGATGCCCTGCCCCGCGCAGCCGCCCCCGGTGCAGAGGACGTGGCGCTGTACGTGGGGCTGGTGGCCGTGGCCGTgtgcctggtgctgctgctgctggtgggggtCCTGGTGTACTGCCGCAAGAAGGGGGGCCTGGATGCTGATGTGGCCGACTCCTCCATCCTCACCGCCGGCTTCCAGCCCGTCAGCATCAAGCCCAGCAAGGCCGGTGAGCGAGGGATGCAGggacagggctgtgctgggacacAGTGGCCCTTGGGACCTGGAGGCGGCTGtgccctgggggggggtccctggccTTCACTGGGGGGGTCTGTCCTCTATGGGGTCCCTGACATAGGGACGAGGACCTTATCTTATAGGGACTCTGGCTGTGGGGTCAGTGCTTTGTGCCCCATAGGGTCCCTGGCTGTGGGTAGGGGCTCTGTGTCCTATAGGTTCCCTGGTCCCTATAGAGCCCGTGCCCTGGGTTGGTGCTGTGTACACTGGGGACCCCAAGGGTGACTGTACCCTGTGCCATGGGGCAGGGGCTCGATGCCCGTTGGACCCCTGGGGGTGGCTGTGCCCCAtagggtcccttccatggggcaggggctgtgtgtCCCGTGCACCCCGGTGCCATCTGTGCCGCTGTGTTGCCGGTGGGGTCTCCTGGTCCCCTCCGTGTCCTGGCGCCATGGCTCCCTGCTCTGTGCCACTGTGTTGCCGGTGGAGTTTCCCCGTCCCCGCTGTGCCGCGGTGCCACGTCCCCCTGCTCTGTGCCGCAGACAACCCCAGCCTGCTCACCATCCAGCCCGACCTCAGCACCGCCACCATGACCTACCAGGGCTCGCTCTGCCCACGCCAGGACGGCCCCGCCAAGCTCCAGCTGCCCAACGGGCACCTGCTGAGCCCGCTGGGCGCCGGGCGGCACACGCTGCACCACAGCTCACCCGCCGCCGAGGGTGCCGACTTCGTGGCCCGGCTCTCCACCCAGAGCTACTTTCGCTCCCTGCCCCGCGGCACCACCAACATGGCCTACGGCACCTTCAACTTCTTGGGGGGGCGGCTCATGATCCCCAACACAGGTATGGTGGGGTGGGCGCAGGGTGCCGGAGTATCGCCCGGTGCAGGCGGGTCCCTGTGGGGCTCACcccgctgcctgcaccccctcGCCCAGGGATCAGCCTGCTCATCCCGCCCGACGCCATCCCACGGGGGAAAATCTATGAGGTCTACCTGACCCTGCAcaagcaggaggaggtgaggtAGGTGCcgcggccggggctgccggggcgcggggctgccgggAGAGGGCTGGCTCTGCTCAGCTGCCCCCATGGCCGCCCCAGGCTGCCCCTCACCGGCTGCCAGACGCTGCTGAGCCCCATCGTCAGCTGCGGGCCCCCCGGGGTCCTCCTCACCCGCCCCGCCATCCTGGCCATGGGTCACTGCGTGGAGGCCAGCGCTGAGAACTGGAGCATCCGCCTGAAGAAGCAGTCGTGCGAGGGCACGTGGGAGGTGAGCGCCCGCCGCAGGGGTCGGGGttggcggggccggggggggggatGCCCGTGTCCGGGGTGCATCTCTGCCTGGGTGCCGCAGGACGTGCTGCAGCTGGGCGCCGAGCCGTGCACGGAGCTCTACTACTGCCAGCTGGAAGCGCAGGCTTGCTACGTCTTCACGGAGCAGCTGGGGCGCTTCGCCCTGGTTGGGGAGTCCCTCAGCATGGCGGCTTCCAAGCGCCTCAAGCTGGTCCTGTTCGCGCCGGCCGCCTGCCCCTCGCTCGAGTACAACATCCGCGTCTACTGCCTCAGCGACACCCAGGACGTCCTCAAGGTaccggggggggggtccccgtgtGACACCCTCCCATCCCGGTGCGGGGTGAGGgcggtgcaggcagggctgggctcctgCCCCACCGCTGCCTGTGCCGGCAGGAGGTGATCcagctggagaagcagctggggGGGCAGCTGATCGGAGCCCCCCGCGTGCTGCACTTCAAGGACAGCTACCACAATCTGCGCCTCTCCATCCACGACATGCCCAGCTCGCTCTGGAAGAGCAAGCTCCTCGCCAGCTATCAGGTGAGGAGCCCAGCAGgcaggtggggatggggacggtGGGGGTGTCCCTgccaccctgacccccccacccacccatcGCCCACCACAGGAGATCCCCTTCTACCACATCTGGAGCGGGCTGCAGCCCTTCCTGCACTGCACCTTCACCCTGGAGCGCCTGagccccagcacctgcgagctGGCCTGCAAGATCTGGGTCTGGCAGGTGGAGGGTGATGGGCAGAGCTTCACCGTCAACTTCAACATCGCCAaggtgagggcagggctggggattgtcctggggtgtccccaggatgGGCTCACACACCCTCCAACCTCCCCCCGCTGCTCTCCCCTAGGACACAAGGTTTTCAGACTGGCTGGTCCCCGACAGCGAGGTGGGTGCCCCGGCCCTGGTGGGACCCAGTGCCTTCAAGATCCCCTTCCTCATCCGCCAGAAGATCATCAGCAGCCTGGACCCGCCAGGCACCCGGGGAGCCGACTGGAGGACGCTGGCCCAGAAGCTCAACCTCGACAGGTGGCCCGGGATGGGGacagcactggggacagggatggggtggTGCGGTGGGTGGGGACGGGGGGGCTTCTGGCCTCATCCCGCACCTTTGGATGGATGCTGGCATGCTGTGGGACCCTGGGAACAGGATGGTGCCCAAGGTGATGCCAGCACGGGGCTGGTCCCAGGGTGTGGAGCCATCCCTGTACCCTGACGTGgtccctctgtgtccccccGCCACAGCCATCTCAGCTTCTTTGCCTCAAAGCCCAGCCCCACGGCCATGATCCTCAACCTGTGGGAAGCGCGGCACTTCCCCAACGGCAACCTCTCGCAGCTGGCCGCCGCCGTGGCCGAGGTGGGCAAGCAGGACAGTGCCCTCCTCGCCGTCTCCGAGGCCGAGTGCTGAGCGCGGTGGGGGTGAGGGGCCCCAACCCCACTCCCAGGGGAACATGGccatggggcgggggggccctGGCCGGCCCCTGGGCCCCCGCTGCCCCACAGCCCATGGGGAGGGCTGCCCGGCCCCCTTGGGACAGAGGGGCACCCGTGCCCCACGGCAGCCGGGCCCCCCCCCAGTGCTGCGGGGCtcagcccggccccgggggtcCCGCAGCCCCATGGTGGGGGGGCCGGGGACGCTGGGTGTGCGTCGTGCGTGCGGTGCCGTCGTGCTGTCTGCGTGTGGGGCTGGGCGGCCCCGGGCCCCGTGCCATGTTGTGTAAAGACcgtttttttaattctgtattaaGTGCATTCAAGTATTTACACTTGGCCTTATGTACATAGCGGTGCCGCGGGCGGGGGGTCTGCCGGACGTGAATGTAAATAAATTCGATATATATATTGCTACGTGGGGCTGTGCCCGGCCATGAGCTGCTCCCCCCACCGTATCCCCCCAAGGAGTCAGAAGTGCAGAGCAAAGGGCTTTAttggggtgatggtggtggcTGTCACTGGAGCTCGGTCCCGCGGCAGGCCACAGCCGCCACGAGCGCAGCCCCTTTCCCGGAGCCATCCTCTGACTGCAGGAAGGTGACGGTGCAGTTGGGTGCCAGGTCCTGCAGCATCTGCTGGAGGTGCTGGGAGAAGCTGGGGGGAACAGGAGAGGAGGGTGAGGGCTGGTGTCCCCCGAGCCCGTACCCCCACCCCGGAGCCCTGCTGTAGggcgtgggtcccccatgggtgcctgccgcccccagccccactcaccGTGGGTGCATCTTGTACAAGGTGCCGTCCACCCCCACGGTGACAGCCAGCTGGGCCAGGCCACGGTTCTCCCGCATCTTCTCCACCACGGCGGCCAGGCCGGCGGCGCAGAGCTGGGCTGCCCGCAGGGACACGGTCTGGCACACCTCCCGCACCAGCACGCTGTCCTCAAAGCTGGCCTGGAGCTCCAGGTCCTGCAGGATGGCCCGTACCTGCCGCAGGGccagcccatccctgccccGAACCAGAAGCACTGTTAGCACCACCATCCCCATCACCGTCCCCGTCCCTGTCACCCTCCACCATCCCATGGGCTGGAGATGCGCCCCACCAGCGTAGCATGGCCCCTCTCCTGGGGCTCTGGCTTCACACCATCCCACCCCAGGCTAAGGGAACCCACTGGAGCCCAGCACTCACATCTCAATGTCGGAGAGGAACTTGGTCTGGAAGATGTCCTTGGTCTGGAGCTCGGGGCAGGGCTGGCCGCGGAACAGGAGCCGCTTCTCCACCAGCGCCAGCAGGATGAGGCGCACGATCTCGCCCAGGTACATGCCGCTGATGAGCTTCTCGAACCTGCCCCGAGCACAGCCCTGGTAGCCTTAGCTGGgcacagaccccccccagcccctccctgccccgcagccctTGCCCACCTCTGCTTGCCCGGGTTGATGGTTTTCTCGTCCACCAGCCGGTCAAAGCTGGTGAAGATGTCGTCCAGGCAGCCGTTGTCCCCGAAGGCCCCCCACTCCATGTTGATGCACATGCGGCCCTGCTGCCCCTCCACGGTGCCCACGTTCTGCACCTCCTCCATGTAGCAGGCGTTGGTCCCTGTCCCTGTGGGCCCCACGCTGCTGTCACCCCCACCacagccctggcagagctgcccggCACCCCGTGGCCAGGCTGGGTGGTGAGGGTGATGGGAGACCCCCCCGggtgcagagttgctcctcaCCCACAATGAGGCCGATTTCACATTTAGGGTCATCATAGCCACAGGACATCATGGTTCCCACTGTGTCGTTGACCACAGCCACCACCTTCAGCCCTAAGTGCTGCCAAACCGGAGACAGGGACACACGTGGCTTAGTGGCACCCAGCTGACCCCTGGTGCTGCCGCTGCCTGGGTGCAGGGTGGCACCCCGGGGACAAGGGATGGgtcccccagcccttccctacCTGTTTGCGCTGGGCAGCCTCCCGCAGCAGCTCGACCACGTCTTGCCCCACGCAGCCCGAGGCGCTGAAGCCTTTGGtccagctcagcagcactgcctgcaagagaggcaggagcaggggccAGGCAGCTGCCGCACACCCGGGGACCCTCCCCATCTCCCTGGGGCCGGAGCCGCCCCCTCACCTTATCCAggcccagctgctggcaggggaaggagaaggtgaagCCAAGCGGCAGGACCTGCTCCATCAagtcctgcttctgctggaAGTCCATGATGCACTCGATGATGTGGTCAAAGAGCTGCAGAGAGTGGCCGTAGTCTCAGGGCCCAAGCTGGGGTGATGTCATGGGGGTCTCCCAGCCCCCTCCCGGGCCCATGGGCAGTGAGGGGGGAGGCAATTCCCACCCCTCGCCCCATCCCTTGGCCACAGGTCCTCAGCCTCACCTCCTCGCCGGTGCTCTGCGTGACGGCGGTCGGGATGATGTAGCTCTCGCTGGCCATGCAGATGCCATTCTGCAGGATACGCACCACCAGCACCCGGAACTTGGTCCCCCCCAGGTCCAGCGCCAGGAATTCGCCTCGCTCTGTGGGGAGCCAGCACGGGGCATCAGCGGGGCCATGGCCTCCCCGgcacccccttccccagggcccTGGCCCTCACCGTTGCCGTCGGGCGTGCCGCAGACGTAGGTGGGCAGCATGCGGACGGAGGCGCTGGCGTTGGTCTCCCgacccagccccagctccatcTCCTGCCTCATCAGCGCCTGGACGCGCTGCAGGTCGGCGCGGCTGAGCCGCAGCGGGGCCAGCAGCTGGTCCACCTCGCGGCGCTGGGCCGCCAGGCGCAAAGCCACCGCTGTCACAATGGCCGCCCCCAGCCCAGTCCCATCCACCGAGGGCAGGAGGGTGGCCTTGCACTCGGGGGCCAGCAGCCCTGTCACGCTCTGCAGGATCTCCCCGAACCTGCCggaggaagaagaagatggCAAGGGCCGGGCAGGAGGCATCCCGCTGGGGTGGGACCCTGCCAGGAACCCCGTGTCCCTCCTCACCTGCTGTGGCCATGGTACAATTCACCGTCCACCCCCACGTTGAccaccagctgctccagctcccgGCTCTGGCACATGTGGCTGAGGATGGCGGCCAGCCCGGCGGCGCAGAGCGCGGCGGCACGGCTCACCACGGTCCGGCAGATCTGCTGCACCCGGCTGCAATCCTGCTCGCTCGGATGCAGCCCCAGAGCCTCCAGAGTGCTCCTCGCCTTGGCCATGCCTTCCTCGTTGCTGCAAGGCAGAGCACAGCGCTGGCTCACGGGGCCACCAGCTCACGGCTGGCGGCACCCACCCATCACCCCCTGCGCCCCCACCCGTGGCAGCTCCTGGTCCCCAGACACTCACTCAATGATCTCCAGGACCCGCTGGGTCTTGAGCACATCCTTGGTCCTCAGGACGGCGATGTTGCTCCCAACAAAGAGCGCTTTCACTGTAGCCAGGGCGCTCAGCACGTTCCGGACGATCTCCCCCAGGTACAGGCTGCCCACCAGCTTCTCAAACCTGCGTGCAGCCCAAGCAACGGTCACTCATCCCCCCCCGGCACCTCTCAGTCCTTTGAGAGCACCCAGGAGCATCACAGGGGGCCAAGTGCTCCTGTTAGTGGGGCCTGGCGTGCTCAGGGGTGGACGGGGAGCCCCAGGGACCCTGCCCTCGGTGGGGGGTGGGAGCACCTCTTCTCCCCAGGGTTGGAGGATTCCTGGTCCACTTGCTGGTCATAGGGGGTCAGGATGTCGCTCAGGGTGCCATCGTCCCCAAACCAGCCCCACTCGGTGTTGACACACATCCGCCCGCTGGTCTCCTCCGCCATCT of Nyctibius grandis isolate bNycGra1 chromosome 10, bNycGra1.pri, whole genome shotgun sequence contains these proteins:
- the HK3 gene encoding hexokinase-3 isoform X1, coding for MYVFMKLQQPGGAVLSFSGEGEERRSGRWWRGGADRERQGQPPWRAAPEDGPGAMAIVGHSCPLYPRLPGRGCSGRTLQNDDAVETVAPWSRDAEGRSSGSHQLGHRNDGPACTPVQRALLALTIPPEMLQAVKGRMLQAMRKGLSRQTHAQANVRMLPTYLCSTPDGTETGDLLVVELRQSHVRTLRVTLLGDGNQKPQVISKIFDMPADIMRGSGEALFDFIAQCVHQFLTGTGSPQHRLPLGFVFPFSCRQTQLDRAELISWSKGFSCSDVEGKDVVQLLQSAIRRQELHHVDVVALMNDTVGTMMTCSIGGKSCEVALVVGKGTNSCFMAEAQQVEMAEETSGRMCVNTEWGWFGDDGTLSDILTPYDQQVDQESSNPGEKRFEKLVGSLYLGEIVRNVLSALATVKALFVGSNIAVLRTKDVLKTQRVLEIIDNEEGMAKARSTLEALGLHPSEQDCSRVQQICRTVVSRAAALCAAGLAAILSHMCQSRELEQLVVNVGVDGELYHGHSRFGEILQSVTGLLAPECKATLLPSVDGTGLGAAIVTAVALRLAAQRREVDQLLAPLRLSRADLQRVQALMRQEMELGLGRETNASASVRMLPTYVCGTPDGNERGEFLALDLGGTKFRVLVVRILQNGICMASESYIIPTAVTQSTGEELFDHIIECIMDFQQKQDLMEQVLPLGFTFSFPCQQLGLDKAVLLSWTKGFSASGCVGQDVVELLREAAQRKQHLGLKVVAVVNDTVGTMMSCGYDDPKCEIGLIVGTGTNACYMEEVQNVGTVEGQQGRMCINMEWGAFGDNGCLDDIFTSFDRLVDEKTINPGKQRFEKLISGMYLGEIVRLILLALVEKRLLFRGQPCPELQTKDIFQTKFLSDIEMDGLALRQVRAILQDLELQASFEDSVLVREVCQTVSLRAAQLCAAGLAAVVEKMRENRGLAQLAVTVGVDGTLYKMHPRFSQHLQQMLQDLAPNCTVTFLQSEDGSGKGAALVAAVACRGTELQ
- the HK3 gene encoding hexokinase-3 isoform X2; this translates as MLQAVKGRMLQAMRKGLSRQTHAQANVRMLPTYLCSTPDGTETGDLLVVELRQSHVRTLRVTLLGDGNQKPQVISKIFDMPADIMRGSGEALFDFIAQCVHQFLTGTGSPQHRLPLGFVFPFSCRQTQLDRAELISWSKGFSCSDVEGKDVVQLLQSAIRRQELHHVDVVALMNDTVGTMMTCSIGGKSCEVALVVGKGTNSCFMAEAQQVEMAEETSGRMCVNTEWGWFGDDGTLSDILTPYDQQVDQESSNPGEKRFEKLVGSLYLGEIVRNVLSALATVKALFVGSNIAVLRTKDVLKTQRVLEIIDNEEGMAKARSTLEALGLHPSEQDCSRVQQICRTVVSRAAALCAAGLAAILSHMCQSRELEQLVVNVGVDGELYHGHSRFGEILQSVTGLLAPECKATLLPSVDGTGLGAAIVTAVALRLAAQRREVDQLLAPLRLSRADLQRVQALMRQEMELGLGRETNASASVRMLPTYVCGTPDGNERGEFLALDLGGTKFRVLVVRILQNGICMASESYIIPTAVTQSTGEELFDHIIECIMDFQQKQDLMEQVLPLGFTFSFPCQQLGLDKAVLLSWTKGFSASGCVGQDVVELLREAAQRKQHLGLKVVAVVNDTVGTMMSCGYDDPKCEIGLIVGTGTNACYMEEVQNVGTVEGQQGRMCINMEWGAFGDNGCLDDIFTSFDRLVDEKTINPGKQRFEKLISGMYLGEIVRLILLALVEKRLLFRGQPCPELQTKDIFQTKFLSDIEMDGLALRQVRAILQDLELQASFEDSVLVREVCQTVSLRAAQLCAAGLAAVVEKMRENRGLAQLAVTVGVDGTLYKMHPRFSQHLQQMLQDLAPNCTVTFLQSEDGSGKGAALVAAVACRGTELQ
- the UNC5A gene encoding netrin receptor UNC5A; the protein is MGARPRRRRVPAAIAAAAAAAAAAPGPLGALLAAALLAAADADSPEPGCPRLCPSRAGPAGGGAGWAGPPELGRTPGAERHRLPGRGAGGPAGARGWRPLAGVTAAWNWRLQTKDRAGGGELRGAGRALCGGPGGHPLCAPGARPTDPPTATGDVPEPGLITPGGHGAQQSATVANPVSGASLDLLPRFQLEPEDVYIVKNKAVSLACRATPATQIYFKCNGEWVHQGDHITQHSTDRGTGLPVMEVRIEVTRQQVEKIFGLEEYWCQCVAWSSSGTTKSQKAFVRIAYLRKNFEQEPMAREVSIEQGIVLPCRPPEGIPPAEVEWLRNEELVDPALDTNVYVTPEHSLVLRQARLADTANYTCVAKNIVARRRSTAAAITVYVNGGWSTWTQWSGCSTSCGRGWQKRSRTCTNPTPLNGGAFCEGQNVQKTACTTLCPVDGAWSEWSKWSVCGAECTHWRSRECSEPVPRNGGRDCHGPELDTRNCTSELCSHAAPGAEDVALYVGLVAVAVCLVLLLLVGVLVYCRKKGGLDADVADSSILTAGFQPVSIKPSKADNPSLLTIQPDLSTATMTYQGSLCPRQDGPAKLQLPNGHLLSPLGAGRHTLHHSSPAAEGADFVARLSTQSYFRSLPRGTTNMAYGTFNFLGGRLMIPNTGISLLIPPDAIPRGKIYEVYLTLHKQEEVRLPLTGCQTLLSPIVSCGPPGVLLTRPAILAMGHCVEASAENWSIRLKKQSCEGTWEDVLQLGAEPCTELYYCQLEAQACYVFTEQLGRFALVGESLSMAASKRLKLVLFAPAACPSLEYNIRVYCLSDTQDVLKEVIQLEKQLGGQLIGAPRVLHFKDSYHNLRLSIHDMPSSLWKSKLLASYQEIPFYHIWSGLQPFLHCTFTLERLSPSTCELACKIWVWQVEGDGQSFTVNFNIAKDTRFSDWLVPDSEVGAPALVGPSAFKIPFLIRQKIISSLDPPGTRGADWRTLAQKLNLDSHLSFFASKPSPTAMILNLWEARHFPNGNLSQLAAAVAEVGKQDSALLAVSEAEC